The following are from one region of the Scylla paramamosain isolate STU-SP2022 chromosome 23, ASM3559412v1, whole genome shotgun sequence genome:
- the LOC135112295 gene encoding cofilin/actin-depolymerizing factor homolog isoform X3, translating into MASGVKVSDEIHKAYTDIKKSKKYRYIIFHIKDDKEICIETYGDRDATYDDYLQHLSNVGPEQCRYGLYDFEYEHACQGTSDTKKQKLFLMSWCPDTAKIKKKMLYSSSFDALKHALEGVGKYIQATDMAEASYECVLEKCRSTDRS; encoded by the exons ATG GCCTCCGGAGTGAAAGTATCGGATGAGATCCACAAGGCGTACACAGACATCAAAAAGAGCAAGAAGTATAGGTACATAATCTTCCACATAAAGGATGATAAAGAAATATGCATTGAAACG TATGGAGATAGAGATGCGACATACGATGACTATTTGCAACACCTGAGTAACGTGGGGCCAGAGCAGTGTCGTTATGGCCTGTACGACTTCGAGTACGAACATGCCTGCCAGGGAACCTCAGAT ACAAAGAAGCAAAAGCTGTTTTTGATGTCATGGTGCCCAGACACGgccaagataaagaagaagatgCTTTACTCCTCCAGCTTTGATGCACTGAAACATGCTCTAGAAGGTGTCGGCAAATATATCCAG GCTACAGATATGGCCGAGGCATCCTACGAGTGTGTGTTGGAAAAATGCCGCTCTACAGACCGTTCCTAA
- the LOC135112295 gene encoding cofilin/actin-depolymerizing factor homolog isoform X1 — protein MSLYRKSSIFPGPASGVKVSDEIHKAYTDIKKSKKYRYIIFHIKDDKEICIETYGDRDATYDDYLQHLSNVGPEQCRYGLYDFEYEHACQGTSDTKKQKLFLMSWCPDTAKIKKKMLYSSSFDALKHALEGVGKYIQATDMAEASYECVLEKCRSTDRS, from the exons ATGTCACTGTACAGAAAATCGTCAATATTTCCAGGACCT GCCTCCGGAGTGAAAGTATCGGATGAGATCCACAAGGCGTACACAGACATCAAAAAGAGCAAGAAGTATAGGTACATAATCTTCCACATAAAGGATGATAAAGAAATATGCATTGAAACG TATGGAGATAGAGATGCGACATACGATGACTATTTGCAACACCTGAGTAACGTGGGGCCAGAGCAGTGTCGTTATGGCCTGTACGACTTCGAGTACGAACATGCCTGCCAGGGAACCTCAGAT ACAAAGAAGCAAAAGCTGTTTTTGATGTCATGGTGCCCAGACACGgccaagataaagaagaagatgCTTTACTCCTCCAGCTTTGATGCACTGAAACATGCTCTAGAAGGTGTCGGCAAATATATCCAG GCTACAGATATGGCCGAGGCATCCTACGAGTGTGTGTTGGAAAAATGCCGCTCTACAGACCGTTCCTAA
- the LOC135112294 gene encoding uncharacterized protein LOC135112294 isoform X2 yields MHNTATQSRNLSHSCADTCPSLPHSHLLRITYISLHTSSSSHEPAQFVETSIAALDPSTEEHGVLVETQPSQLKIEPMEEDTAGFSKNAPAVCGSHPVTTFNAKEAASQTSVCTSQPHMSGLTLSEALRFHKEKLQIDLANKANGAINLTVQAAPHIWEEGMQKQHASGSGNSIFNSTRKYAEANSGTKIEFEVDVDDKTVTSYPLHVIHNNPEYQPRLTSAVIEKGSLPSLKLHTNSQKASVVMILNYLEGATEASVTQENEVPSNTFSVTEDIVKEEIIDESELQGNEIFSNAFLVPEDIVKEETLDESVTHQNEVFK; encoded by the exons atgcaCAACACTGCTACACAGTCACGCAACCTGAGTCACAGCTGCGCTGACACTTGCCCATCACTGCCTCACTCACACCTGTTACGCATTACATACATATCTCTCCATACTTCATCTTCCAGTCATGAACCGGCACAGTTCGTTGAAACAA GTATTGCTGCACTGGATCCTTCCACTGAAGAACATGGTGTTCTAGTAGAAACTCAGCCTTCTCAGCTTAAGATTGAGCCCATGGAAGAAGACACAGCTGGCTTTTCAAAGAATG CTCCTGCTGTGTGTGGCTCACATCCTGTCACAACATTCAACGCCAAGGAAGCAGCCTCCCAGACAAGTGTTTGTACTTCTCAGCCTCATATGTCAG gTTTAACATTATCAGAAGCTTTAAGATTTCATAAGGAGAAGTTGCAGATTGATTTGGCCAACAAGGCTAATGGTGCAATAAATCTAACAGTACAAGCAGCACCACACAtatgggaggaggggatgcaGAAACAGCATGCAAGTGGAAGTGGCAACAGCATATTCAACTCCACCAGAAAATATGCCGAGGCAAATTCAGGCACCAAAATTGAATTTGAAGTTGATGTAGATGATAAAACTGTCACCTCATACCCATTGCATGTAATTCACAATAATCCAGAATATCAACCCAGATTGACTAGTGCTGTCATTGAAAAGGGGAGTCTACCCTCTTTAAAATTGCATACAAATTCACAGAAAGCTTCTGTGGTAATGATTTTAAATTATTTGGAAGGGGCCACAGAAGCAAGTGTCACACAGGAAAATGAAGTCCCCAGTAATACATTTTCAGTGACAGAAGACATCGTGAAGGAAGAAATCATTGACGAAAGTGAATTGCAGGGAAATGAAATCTTCAGTAATGCATTTTTAGTCCCAGAGGATATTGTGAAAGAAGAAACCTTGGATGAAAGTGTCACACATCAAAATGAAGTCTTTAAGTAA
- the LOC135112294 gene encoding uncharacterized protein LOC135112294 isoform X5 — MKKKGNATRYEHCGIAALDPSTEEHGVLVETQPSQLKIEPMEEDTAGFSKNAPAVCGSHPVTTFNAKEAASQTSVCTSQPHMSGLTLSEALRFHKEKLQIDLANKANGAINLTVQAAPHIWEEGMQKQHASGSGNSIFNSTRKYAEANSGTKIEFEVDVDDKTVTSYPLHVIHNNPEYQPRLTSAVIEKGSLPSLKLHTNSQKASVVMILNYLEGATEASVTQENEVPSNTFSVTEDIVKEEIIDESELQGNEIFSNAFLVPEDIVKEETLDESVTHQNEVFK; from the exons GTATTGCTGCACTGGATCCTTCCACTGAAGAACATGGTGTTCTAGTAGAAACTCAGCCTTCTCAGCTTAAGATTGAGCCCATGGAAGAAGACACAGCTGGCTTTTCAAAGAATG CTCCTGCTGTGTGTGGCTCACATCCTGTCACAACATTCAACGCCAAGGAAGCAGCCTCCCAGACAAGTGTTTGTACTTCTCAGCCTCATATGTCAG gTTTAACATTATCAGAAGCTTTAAGATTTCATAAGGAGAAGTTGCAGATTGATTTGGCCAACAAGGCTAATGGTGCAATAAATCTAACAGTACAAGCAGCACCACACAtatgggaggaggggatgcaGAAACAGCATGCAAGTGGAAGTGGCAACAGCATATTCAACTCCACCAGAAAATATGCCGAGGCAAATTCAGGCACCAAAATTGAATTTGAAGTTGATGTAGATGATAAAACTGTCACCTCATACCCATTGCATGTAATTCACAATAATCCAGAATATCAACCCAGATTGACTAGTGCTGTCATTGAAAAGGGGAGTCTACCCTCTTTAAAATTGCATACAAATTCACAGAAAGCTTCTGTGGTAATGATTTTAAATTATTTGGAAGGGGCCACAGAAGCAAGTGTCACACAGGAAAATGAAGTCCCCAGTAATACATTTTCAGTGACAGAAGACATCGTGAAGGAAGAAATCATTGACGAAAGTGAATTGCAGGGAAATGAAATCTTCAGTAATGCATTTTTAGTCCCAGAGGATATTGTGAAAGAAGAAACCTTGGATGAAAGTGTCACACATCAAAATGAAGTCTTTAAGTAA
- the LOC135112294 gene encoding uncharacterized protein LOC135112294 isoform X1 produces MGPAKLRMEEKGAILALFREGLSKREVARRTRRSAKCVRNVIKATIAHGGVIQKRKQGSGRKRKTGQRTDMLLRREVLKNPFITAKELKGMHRDVLGDVAVRTLQQRLQKDFKLPCRRAAHKPGIAALDPSTEEHGVLVETQPSQLKIEPMEEDTAGFSKNAPAVCGSHPVTTFNAKEAASQTSVCTSQPHMSGLTLSEALRFHKEKLQIDLANKANGAINLTVQAAPHIWEEGMQKQHASGSGNSIFNSTRKYAEANSGTKIEFEVDVDDKTVTSYPLHVIHNNPEYQPRLTSAVIEKGSLPSLKLHTNSQKASVVMILNYLEGATEASVTQENEVPSNTFSVTEDIVKEEIIDESELQGNEIFSNAFLVPEDIVKEETLDESVTHQNEVFK; encoded by the exons ATGGGGCCTGCCAAGctaagaatggaggagaaaggtgcTATACTGGCTCTATTTCGCGAAGGCCTCAGCAAAAGAGAAGTggcaagaaggacaagaagatcAGCGAAGTGTGTCCGTAATGTCATCAAAGCAACCATTGCCCACGGCGGTGTTATTCAAAAGAGAAAGCAGGGGTCGGGGAGGAAACGAAAGACAGGCCAGAGGACGGACATGCTGTTGCGACGTGAGGTGCTGAAGAACCCTTTCATCACCGCCAAGGAATTAAAAGGAATGCATAGAGATGTGCTGGGAGATGTGGCAGTGAGAACACTTCAACAGCGGCTACAGAAAGATTTCAAGCTACCGTGTCGTCGGGCAGCTCACAAACCTG GTATTGCTGCACTGGATCCTTCCACTGAAGAACATGGTGTTCTAGTAGAAACTCAGCCTTCTCAGCTTAAGATTGAGCCCATGGAAGAAGACACAGCTGGCTTTTCAAAGAATG CTCCTGCTGTGTGTGGCTCACATCCTGTCACAACATTCAACGCCAAGGAAGCAGCCTCCCAGACAAGTGTTTGTACTTCTCAGCCTCATATGTCAG gTTTAACATTATCAGAAGCTTTAAGATTTCATAAGGAGAAGTTGCAGATTGATTTGGCCAACAAGGCTAATGGTGCAATAAATCTAACAGTACAAGCAGCACCACACAtatgggaggaggggatgcaGAAACAGCATGCAAGTGGAAGTGGCAACAGCATATTCAACTCCACCAGAAAATATGCCGAGGCAAATTCAGGCACCAAAATTGAATTTGAAGTTGATGTAGATGATAAAACTGTCACCTCATACCCATTGCATGTAATTCACAATAATCCAGAATATCAACCCAGATTGACTAGTGCTGTCATTGAAAAGGGGAGTCTACCCTCTTTAAAATTGCATACAAATTCACAGAAAGCTTCTGTGGTAATGATTTTAAATTATTTGGAAGGGGCCACAGAAGCAAGTGTCACACAGGAAAATGAAGTCCCCAGTAATACATTTTCAGTGACAGAAGACATCGTGAAGGAAGAAATCATTGACGAAAGTGAATTGCAGGGAAATGAAATCTTCAGTAATGCATTTTTAGTCCCAGAGGATATTGTGAAAGAAGAAACCTTGGATGAAAGTGTCACACATCAAAATGAAGTCTTTAAGTAA